TCCGAAATACAAAGGTGGCGCGTCACGCATGCGGTGCGGGCGCACGCACGTGCTGGCCCAGCGCGTATTCACCGTTGATTTGCGGTCCGTTCGTCCGTATATCTGCTGATATCGGCGCCGTTTGATGGTCGCAATCCCGCGGCGGAGCCGCTAGCTGGCCGAATGGCCAACGTGCGCCCCGCGTGGCGAATGGATGATCGACCTCATCCGCGCATCAACACGCGCACCAACGAGCGGGCCGAAGCGCGGCCCGAACCGCCGAGCACCGCGTACCCGCGCGCCCCGCGCCCTACGAGAACCCCGTCGAACCATGGCTCTACTGAACATTCTTCATTACCCGGACAAGCGCCTGCACAAGGTCGCGCAGCCCGTCGAGAAGGTCAACGACCGTATCCGCAAGCTCGTCGCCGACATGGCCGAGACGATGTACGCCGCGCCCGGCGTGGGCCTCGCCGCCACCCAGGTGGACGTGCACGAACGCGTGATCGTGATCGACGTGTCCGAAACGCACGACGAACTGCTCGCGTTCATCAACCCGGAAATCATCTGGGCGAGCAACGAGAAGGAAGTGCATGAAGAGGGCTGCCTCTCCGTGCCCGGCATCTACGACAACGTCGAGCGTGCCGAAAAAGTGCGCGTGCGCGCGCTGAACGAGAAGGGCGAAACCTTCGAGATCGACTGCGAAGGGCTGCTCGCCGTGTGCATCCAGCACGAGATGGATCACCTGATGGGCCGCGTGTTCGTCGAATACCTCTCGTCGCTCAAGCAGACGCGCATCAAGAACAAGATGAAGAAGCTCGAACGCGCGATGTAACGCGCGCCGCCGTGCCCGTCGCCGTGTCTGGCGATGGGTTTGGCGATGGGTTTGGCGATGGGTTCGCCGATGTGCCCGTCGCCGTGGTGTCGCGACGGACTTTGCAGTTCGCCACGCGGCGCCGCGCCGTTTTTATCGTCACTTCGTCTTGCCCGAGCGCCCATGAGCCACAGTCTTCGCGTCATCTTTGCCGGCACGCCGGAATTCGCCGCCGCGGCGCTCGCCG
The Paraburkholderia acidisoli genome window above contains:
- the def gene encoding peptide deformylase, with amino-acid sequence MALLNILHYPDKRLHKVAQPVEKVNDRIRKLVADMAETMYAAPGVGLAATQVDVHERVIVIDVSETHDELLAFINPEIIWASNEKEVHEEGCLSVPGIYDNVERAEKVRVRALNEKGETFEIDCEGLLAVCIQHEMDHLMGRVFVEYLSSLKQTRIKNKMKKLERAM